The Rhopalosiphum maidis isolate BTI-1 chromosome 2, ASM367621v3, whole genome shotgun sequence genome segment aaattatttgtgaacGTTCTCTAtggaataatatgaaatttatacatttatacattttttaagttatttggtCTTGTActcttagaaatataatatattgaggtAATCGTCATATTGATTTAGGTTTAGAGGGTTTTAACTGATTTAGATATGAGGATTTGTTtcggttttatttattctgtcgtgaagtttttttaaattaattttttatcaatgattaatgattataggtAAGTTAATTCTGTATTGCTGTGAAGCtatttattacgtataaaccaatggatttatatattacttttattattattatttatttcattctaGTTTTAAGTGATTTACTCGTATAAGAAAATACACAATTGTttccatatttaataatcattaaatcaaataatatttatttgtttatttttatttaaatcattgaaaGTTAAGACTTTAAGAGTGATcagacaaacaaaataatgaattaatcagtatagaaatattattgtagcccatatttacgtataaatatgattttaacttggcgtattatttttgcaattaACTAGAAAAAGTTTAGTTGTTAGAATGATCTCTTAAATTAGTTAAGTTAAAAggttaataattagaaaattaataaactagttattttaaaaatgaattaaaaatgaaattgatttacattttaacttagctttaatattttatccagtaactatttaattacacaatacaatatattattaaccttaacattgttataatttataatataataatattatagataaaaggTATCGACCGTATTCTAGTCATTGTTGTTGATATTCTATTCATGAAATcgttgattaatataatatgatgtttgtaaaaatttacaaatcacTTTCATTTTCATTCAAACAGTTcattttccaaatatttaattaacaattcgATTTAAGTTGATTAGgtagttaaaaatcaaaaaaataatcaatgatacgagtaaaaaaaagaattgtttaatttaaatatttaaaaaaataataaaacatgtttaatatggaaaaactaaaatcatttactgtttgaaatttaagtgtaaaaccataatattatattgattttatttgtgtttatactgtaaaaatttaaaataaacacatcaAATAGAATCGAAATGTGGTTAAATCACCATTATTCATTGTAGTAACTACATTATAGaactatacactataatatcaagttgtataatatgataggaATTGAATTGATATAACATTCAGGTAATAAAATACTGGTTATTGAGCTAAACACGTACTTGATGATGTATGTAAATCTTTTCACGACTATGTtaggtttaataaattatgtttatattacctacatagTATATTGTAGTTCTCTACATAAAGCATATTATGGCGCataggtaataactaataataccgACATACTGTagctaaaatattgtttactttCACAGAAAGATcagttcataatttatagtctATTCGAATAGCTGTGTATAAGCTCGTAAAATACGATTATATGTGATGAGCGATACCTCGGTGAAGACTATACCTTAATgcgttaaataaaacaatttcacaTGCTGGTAATTCATATGttaaattaagattaataaCGCAATTAGCTTcttagttgaaaaaaaaaagtaaatagtgaaattaaaaatgtaggaaaattattttttcttaacgaGCTCAAGTATTTtcatgttaattgttattaaaaatacacttcAGTATTATTGTACTCGTAGGCATACAATTTGAGAATAtcgtattttagattttaaataaagaacatataattccatattatatttatttggacAGTCGTTATATTCTCAATcgctttatatgtatatattatttaaatttaaatctttttctttgatttagatacgattttaatttcaatatttataatattatatttttttaatcagctTACTAAAacttagaattatattattaagtttttatcattccaatttatttaaacaagtaATTTTATCCATGAAcctcatttatatgataaaatatttacatattaattaaataactgctAGCTAGTTTTAcgatattaatagtaaataacttGTATGATAACACATggctttttgaataataatgctCTATTGGCAGGTGTTATTGAAAATTCCAttctgtattatgtattataaattataatcatacgtcatataatattgtgatactGTTGCGAGAAATGTTGTATTGGCAAGCaagtaatataacattataaattcattaattttagtatctatttagaaagttttaaacttaaatataaataaaaatggtttaaggaatttagcaatataaaatgaaatttcaatatttaaatttataattattaggtatcagaattttaaaaataattgaataaatgtgttcaaaaatcaatatgaacaatatgttatcattatttactgTTAACAGGTAtacatagaatttaaaatattatattctaaccatatggcataaaaaaaattaaaaaaacattgtgttTAAATGTTACGCAATTGTTGTTTGAAcgtcttttatattattttcaaatatacctatactttctgtgtaatttgattttagttgtttttaatgtatggTGTATTTCGATTGTACCAAGTGACTCTTCAAGTTTCAGATGCCCTTGTCTGTCAAACTTAAACTCTCTACAACCAGATTGTTATTTCAACTGTGTTGTATATACAGAAATAGAATTCGCCCCCCGGTGGTATAGGATAatatttaacgttttaaaCGGACGAGTGTAAAATCTAGGACGTACAGTTTGTTATTATCCGGTTATTCGATCATTGTTCCGGTTACATTGATATTTACCTAAACGATTATCGACTGTGGAACAtaacaattgataaaaaaaaaaaaaacgtgagCCATAGCAGGTATCTAGTACATAAATTAGTACGATATAATCAATAGACCATGCATATAGCGACTTTTTGTAAATTCTCCACCTCTCactaattaatactaatttatacttaCGTGTTTTGCATTTTAAGCatctttgatatttttataatgtgaaTAGCTGTTCACAAAAAGgtattcaaacaataatatagcgGTTGCTCAAACTTCATGATAAAATAGTTGGTAATAAAGACAAAATAATGATACGGTCGCTACAGTAGTGATGATAGTGAATACTTTTAACCGCTGACCGATGCTGTTGGAAACCGTATCGGATGTGTTGattaacgtttaaaaaatgtgtgtgaAAAATAACAACGATAGGAGTTTGGTAACTGCAGCCTGATTTATAAGCCGATGCGACGTGctcgtcttaaaaatataaatttattaaatcataatatattattaatacataatccCAAAACCTACCACATTTCCAGAGGCAGTtgcaaataaacaaacaaagaaatagaaaaaaatcttttattttttactaataaatattatgccatttttaattatttattttaaacattatatcggTTAAGTGGTGTCCTCTATTGTTAACACATTCATAGATCCTTTCCCGATAGTTTTCCATAACTGTCCGTGTTATTGCTGGTGTAATGAATAAGGCCAATTCCTGGTGATTGGCTCTTTATTAAGTGCTTGTAGCCTGTAGGAATGCGGGGAGATGGTCGTACACTGTGCCTTTAAATATCCCCAAAGAACGTAATCACAGGGTGATCacgttaacaattttaaatttagaaattttgtttaaaatcacgttttatttttgttattttttagttcgtttttatttcgttttttatttgtttttattttttttgtttgtttcttGCCATTACATCTACTAAAAATGGGACGTATACCACTATCCATCGATACCCTATCCACTGTTGTACCACCACAACGACTTCACACCGcgctatttctaaataaagGAGGTTTTTTTACGGgccctatatattatatattatcataattcacaatccatacaaaaatgtaaacaatctattaaaaaatgttagttacacgtacgttttttatttcacgAGATTAGTAGTTGTCCGGGTTGGggtcgatttttatttttctaatcggATTTTGAGAGGGATTCGACGAATTGTACTAGACGCATGACGTAAACATAACGATATAAACGGGCGCgagaacttaaaatattaaactgatAAACGATTTGCCGTTTCAGGTGCTGGACGAATACGATTTCATAGTGGTGGGCGCTGGCTCAGCCGGGGCCGTCGTGGCCAACAGACTGTCGGAAATGCAAAACTGGACGGTGTTGGTGTTGGAGGCCGGCGGCGACGAGACGGAGATATCGGACGTGCCGTCGTTCGTCGGCTATCTGCAGCTGTCTGACATGGACTGGCAGTACAAGACGGCACCGCCGTCCAGCGACAACCCGTACTGCTTGGCCATGGTGCACGATCGGTGCAACTGGCCCCGCGGCAAAGTTCTGGGCGGCTCGAGCGTCCTGAACGCCATGGTGTACGTGCGCGGCAACCGACGGGACTACGACCAGTGGGCCGCGGCCGGCAATCCCGGGTGGTCGTACGCGGACGTCCTGCCGTACTTCCTCAAGTCCGAGGACAACCGGAACCCGTACCTGGCCCGGACCAAGTACCACAGGCGCGGCGGTTACCTGACGGTGTCGGAGGCGCCGTGGCGGACGCCGCTCGCCACCGCGTTCGTGTCGGCCGGTGAGGAGTTGGGTTACGCGAATCGCGACATCAACGGCCAGTACCAGAACGGGTTTATGCTCACGCAGACCACCACCCGCCGGGGCAGCCGGTGCAGTACTGCCAAAGCGTTCCTCCGGCCGATCCGATTGCGGCCCAACATTCACGTGTCGCTCCGCAGTCAGGTGACCCGCGTGCATTTCTccggcagcggcggcggcggcggcgccgGCAAGCTCCGGGCCACCGGCGTCACGTACCTGCGGGACGGCAAGCGGCGCACGGTCACCGCCCGGAAGGAAGTGATCCTGTCGGCAGGAGCCATCGGGTCGCCGCAGCTGCTCATGGTGTCCGGCGTGGGGCCGGCCGATCACCTCACCGAACTGGGCATCAAGCCGCTCGTCGACCTGAAAGTGGGACACAACCTTCAGGACCACGTGGGCCTGGGCGGGTTGACGTTCCTCATCGACGACCCGATCACGTTCAAAAAGTCCAGG includes the following:
- the LOC113551266 gene encoding glucose dehydrogenase [FAD, quinone]; translation: MASLISGAINSAAWTGAGMIPVFVVGLAYLRYSMYDPESRVIDVQEVLDEYDFIVVGAGSAGAVVANRLSEMQNWTVLVLEAGGDETEISDVPSFVGYLQLSDMDWQYKTAPPSSDNPYCLAMVHDRCNWPRGKVLGGSSVLNAMVYVRGNRRDYDQWAAAGNPGWSYADVLPYFLKSEDNRNPYLARTKYHRRGGYLTVSEAPWRTPLATAFVSAGEELGYANRDINGQYQNGFMLTQTTTRRGSRCSTAKAFLRPIRLRPNIHVSLRSQVTRVHFSGSGGGGGAGKLRATGVTYLRDGKRRTVTARKEVILSAGAIGSPQLLMVSGVGPADHLTELGIKPLVDLKVGHNLQDHVGLGGLTFLIDDPITFKKSRFTTASVALDYIMNERGPLTSSGVEGLAFVNTKYAESSGEFPDIQFHFAPSSVNSDGDQIRKITGLRDAVYNTVYKPLVNAETWTLLPLLLRPKSSGWVRLKTKNPLAHPVIEPNYFAHRDDVRVLVDGIRIAFNVSNTAAFRKYNSRPLLTPMPGCKKFELFSDDYWECALRHFTFTIYHPAGTCKMGPDTDPDAVVDHRLRVRGVDGLRVIDASIMPNIVSGNPNAPVIMIGEKGADMIKEDWSS